In Mycobacteriales bacterium, the genomic window GCCGACGGCCATGCATCCGAAGTCGATGACTGCACCGAGTCGGTCTTCCCGCGTCAGGAGGTTGCCCGCAGCCATGTCTCCGTGTACCCAAACTGGGGCGGCTGACCACGAGGTTTCCGTCGCTTCCTGCAGCCACTTCCGGGCCTGCTGTCGCAAAGGCCTGCCCAGCATTGGTACTGCCGCCTCCCCCTCGGCGAGGTACCGGTCGAAGAGATCACCGCGGAAGCCGTTGGATTGCTCGGGTGTGGGCGCTCCCGGAGGGGTGGGGAGCGCCTGTAGCGAACACAGGAACGCCGCTACGTCGGCGGCGATGACCCCGAGGTCGACCGTCTCGGTCTCGTCCAGCGGCACCCCGTCCAACCAGCGGTAGACCGACCACACCCTGGGGAACGCCCGCGAGGGAAGGCCTTTGGCGACGGGCGATGGGATGGGCGTGTGTAGGCGCTGGCTCAGGAAAGGTAGCCAGCGCTGTTCTCTGTCGACTTGAGGTGCGTAGCCGTCGCCGCTAGGTAGTCGGACGGACATCTGGGACCCGAGGCGGAACGTGCGGTTGTCCCAGCCCTGCGAGGACACCTCCGTGATATCAAGGTCCGCCCACTGGGGGAACTGCTCATCCAACAGCTGACGGACCAACTCCACCGTCGGTTCGGCGTCGACGTTCACTCCTCGATCCTTTCCGCCGTTCCGCGGCAGCCGCTGGTGCCTCGCAGGCCTCGTGTCACCACGGTATAGCCCCTTCGTGGCCTGCCACCTGACCATCGACGCGACCAACCGACTGCCGCGTAGTCCACCGCAGACCGCCTCTAGACCACCGGATTCCGGTGATGGCTTCTCACCTTCCCGGTGGTGAGTCTGATCAGATCCTGAACGGGTAGGTCCGTTCATGACCGGAGGGAGACGCGCCATGACATGTGTTTTCGGCGCCGTCTCCGCGGAGATGGCGGCATCAGCGAGCCGTCTTCCCCTCCTGTCGTACGTCTGGAAAGGACGACCATGTCATCCACCTCAGCCCCGAAGCCATCCAACTCAGGCCTGAACCGCCGCTCGTTCCTCGTGCGGAGCGCGGCGATCGCGGCCGTCCCCGCGGTGGCCACCGTGGCCGGGGGGCGCCCTCGCCGAACCGGCGTCGGCCGACACCCTCCCCGACTACGCGCCGATACCGCCGTCCGCGCTGGGCCCGGCCCTCAACGCGCAGGGCTACTTCGTCGGGCCGGTGAAGAAGAATCTGTACTGGGTCACCGACGGCACCTACCAGGCGGCCTTCCTGACCACCCGGGAAGGGGTGGTGCTGTTCGATGCGCCCCCGAGCATCGGGGCCAACCTGCAGCGCGCCATCAACCAGATTGCGTCCGCCAACGGCGTGTCGAACAAGGTGACTCACATTGTCTACTCGCACCACCATGCCGATCACCTCGGCGCCTCGTCGCTGTTCGGCCGCCACGTGGTCCGCGTCGGGCACGTCGAGACCAAGGTGCTGCTGGCAAGCGAGAACGACCCGACCCGGCCGGTGCCTGACGTGACGTTCGAGACTCACCGCAGGCTGCACGTCGGCGGGGAGCGGATCGACCTGGCGTGGCACGGAACCAACCACACCCCCGACAACATCTACATCCACTTCCCGGATCACGACACGCTCATGCTGGTCGACGTCATCCTGCCCGGCTGGGTGCCGTACGACAGCTTCAACCTGAACGAGGACGTTCCCGCCTCCATCGCCGCCCCGGCCATCGCCATGGCTTACCCATGGACGCACTTCATCGGCGGCCACATGGGCCGGCTCGGCGCCCGCGACGACGTGGCCGTGTACCAGCAGTACGTGACCGACCTCATCGACAACATCAAGATAGCCTTGGGGGCGGTCGACCCCACCCCGTTCTTCACCAGGTACGGGAACAACTCCTGGGCCGCGGTCAAGACGTACCAGGACGCGCAGGTCGCGTATGCGACCGCGCCGGTCATCCAGAAGTACACCGGCGTCCTCGCCGCCGCTGACGTCTACACGGCCAGCACGGCGTTCCACATCCTCGA contains:
- a CDS encoding aminoglycoside phosphotransferase family protein encodes the protein MNVDAEPTVELVRQLLDEQFPQWADLDITEVSSQGWDNRTFRLGSQMSVRLPSGDGYAPQVDREQRWLPFLSQRLHTPIPSPVAKGLPSRAFPRVWSVYRWLDGVPLDETETVDLGVIAADVAAFLCSLQALPTPPGAPTPEQSNGFRGDLFDRYLAEGEAAVPMLGRPLRQQARKWLQEATETSWSAAPVWVHGDMAAGNLLTREDRLGAVIDFGCMAVGDPACDLTVAWTTFDARSREVFRHHVGQDPETWRRARGWAVWKAAITLKSAPEDSAKHQGAQRAIRELWGDDA
- a CDS encoding MBL fold metallo-hydrolase yields the protein MKKNLYWVTDGTYQAAFLTTREGVVLFDAPPSIGANLQRAINQIASANGVSNKVTHIVYSHHHADHLGASSLFGRHVVRVGHVETKVLLASENDPTRPVPDVTFETHRRLHVGGERIDLAWHGTNHTPDNIYIHFPDHDTLMLVDVILPGWVPYDSFNLNEDVPASIAAPAIAMAYPWTHFIGGHMGRLGARDDVAVYQQYVTDLIDNIKIALGAVDPTPFFTRYGNNSWAAVKTYQDAQVAYATAPVIQKYTGVLAAADVYTASTAFHILESIRLDLGFGSQVHP